The following is a genomic window from Crossiella equi.
CCGGACGGCAGCTGCGCGGCGCTGCTGGCCGACGTGCTGGTGCGTGCCCTGACCGGCTGAACTTGCCGGACACCGCCTGCGACCGGCCGACAGCCACGCCAGGGTGACCCCCATGGCGCTGGATCGGGCCCGCCGTGACCGGCGGCTGGAATGGGTCGTCACAGGCGTCTGCGTGCTCGGCGCGGCCGCGTTCCTGCTCGTCTCCGTCCTCGGCACCGGCCACCGGCTGCCCGCGCTGGTCGTCTCGGCGCTGGTCTGCCTGACCAGCCTGGTCGTGCTGCTGGTGCGCCCCTTCGGCCAGCACGCCTGGCGGTACTGGGTCTGCTCGGCCGCCTTCAGCCTGCTGTGCCTGGCCGGGCTGGCCGTGGTGTGGCACCAGGTGCACGAGGAGGACGCGCACGTGGTGATCGGCACCGAGGTGCACTCGGCCGAGGAGACCGACCGGCACCTGGCGCGCACACTGCCGCCCGGCGCTGAGGTCGCGCGCGTGCCCACCGGGGTGTACCTGGAGTCGATCCGGTTCAGCACCAGCAACGAGGTGCAGGTCAGCGGCTACGTCTGGCAGCGCTACGCGGACAGCCTGCCCAGGGAGATGACCCGGGGCGTGGTGCTGCCCGAGGCCGACGACTCCTACCCGGTCAAGCAGGCCTACCGGCACCGCGACGGGGACGCGGAGGTGATCGGCTGGTACTTCAAGACCGCGTTCGTGCAGAAGTTCGACTACTCCCGCTACCCGCTGGACCGCCAGGACATCTGGGTCCGCATGTGGCACCCGGACTTCAACCGGGGCGTGGTGCTGGTGCCGGACTTCCGCGCCTACCCGGCGCCCTGGCAGCCGGGGCAGATGCACGGGCTGGACCCGCAGTTCGTGACCGCGCGCTGGCAGCCGCAGTCGACCTCGTTCAGCTTCTCCCAGCACGACTACACGACGAACTTCGGCCTCGGCGCCTACCAGGACCGCCCGGCCTTCCCCGAGCTGTACTTCAACCTGCTGGTCAACCGCCAGTTCCAGGGCCCGCTGTTCGAGACGCTGGTGCCGATCGGGTTCATCGCGGTGCTGGTGTTCGCCGCGCTGTTCATCACCACCAACGGCGACGAGCTGCGCCGCACGTTCGTCGGCTTCACCTCGTTCGGCGTGATCAGCTTCGCGGTGAGCATGGTGCTGGTGGTCGCGGTGCGGCAGAACGCCATCCGCGAGGCCACCGCGGCACCCGGGATCGTCTACTTGGAATATTTCTCGTTCGGGTTGTACCTGGTGGTCCTGATCAGCGCGATCAACGCGCTGCTGGTCACCGCGCGCACGCCGATCGCACTGATCCGGTGGCGCGACAACCTCGCGCCCCGGCTGCTCTACTGGCCCTTGCTGTTGGGCTTCTGCTTGACCACCACGTTGTCCACGCTGGGCTGATCGTCGTCCTCGGACTCCGGCTTGGGGGCCCGGTAGTGCCACAGCACGGGCAGCGCGAGCACCGCCAGCACGGTCAGCACGATCACCAGCACGCCGCCGCCGGAGACCGCGACCATGGTGCCGAAGGCCGCGCCCGCGGTGCCGTGCGCGAGGTCGGCCAGGCGGGGTCCACCCGCCACGACCACGGTGAACACGCCCTGGGTGCGGCCGCGCATGTCGTCGGTGACGGCCTGCTGGAGCATGGCGCCCCGGAAGATCATCGAGACCATGTCGGCCATGCCACCGAGAGCCAGGAAGACCACGGCCATCCACAGCGAAGTGGACAGGCCGAGCCCGACGATGGCCAGGCCCCAGCCGAGGATGGCGAAGGTCAGCGCCACGCCGTGCCGGGAGATGCGGGAGCTCCAGCCGGAGAACAGGCCGAACAGCAGCGCGCCCAGGGGCATGGCCGCGTACAGCCAGCCGAGGGCGAACCCGCCGCCCTCGGGGTCGCCGAAGGTGCGCACCGCCATCTCCGGGTACAGCGCCCGGGGCATGCCCGCGACCATGGCGATGATGTCCAGCAGGAACGAGGCCAGCAGCACCTTGTGGCCGAAGAGGTTCTTGAAGCCCTCGACGATGTCGCGCAGCCCGGCCCGGCGCGCGGGCCCGTCCAGCGGCGGCAGCGGGGGCAGCTTCCACACCGCCCACAGCGTGGCGCAGAGGAAGACCGCGTCGATCAGGTAGAGCGTGGACAGCCCGAGCACCGCGATCAGCGAACCGGCGGCCAGGGGCCCGAACACGGCGGCGAACATGAACACGGTCGAGCCGAGCGCCTGCGCGGCGGGCAGCAGCTCCCCGGGCACCAGGCGCGCGATGGCGGCGCTGCGCGCGGGCATGTTCATGGCGAAGAACGCCTGCTGGACCGCGAACACGGTGAGCACGGTCCACACGGACCCGTACCCGGACAGCGACTGGAGCCAGAGCAGCACGGAGGTCACGGCGACCCCGGTGTTGGTGACCAGGAGCAGCTTGCGGCGGTCCACGGTGTCGGCCACCGCCCCGCCCCAGATGCCGAAGATGACCAGCGGCACGATGCCGAACAACCCGGCGAGCCCCACGTACGCGGAGGACCCGGTGAGGTCGAACAGCTGCTTGGGCACGGCCACCGTGGTCAGCTGCGCCCCGATGACGGTGATGGTGCTCGACATCCACAGGCGCCGGTACGACATGTACCGCAGCGGCCTGGTATCGATCATGATCCGCCCCAGCCTGGCCCGGAGACCAGGACTGGGCTGTTCGTCGGGCTCCCCAGTCACGCGCCGGATGGTAGGACGTTAGCGTGGCTAAGGGAATGGGTTTGTCCACTAGTACACAGACCTGAGGCCGGATCCCTGACGGCGGAACCGGCCGAAAACCGGGGTTGCTGGCGATGCGGCGCGGGGCTTCGGGGTGGACGTGACGTTCCGTCGGGCACGCCGGGGAACGTCACGTCCGGTTGGAACGTGTCAGGTCAGGGGGCCAGGCGCTCTACCTGCCAGCCGTCGCGGCTGGCACGGAAGCGCAGGCGGTCGTGCATGCGGTCGGGGCGGCCCTGCCAGAACTCGACCATCTCCGGCCGGATGCGCCAGCCGCCCCAGTGCGGCGGGACCGGGATGCGCTCGGAGTCGGCGAAGCGGCGCTTGGCCGCGTTCAGCGCGTTCTCCAGCACGTGCCGGTCGGTGACCACCCGGGACTGCGGGGAGGCCCACGCCCCGATCTGGGAACCCCTCGGCCGCGAGTTCCAGTACTCGGCGGTCTCGGCGGCGTTCACCTTCTCCACCGCGCCCCGCACAGTGGCCTGTCGCTGCATGGCGAACCAGGGAAAAGTCGCGGATGCAAATCGAGTCGCGAGCAAATCGTGACTCTTCGTGGAGGTGTAGTTGGTGAAGAACACCAGTCCGCGTGCATCGAGCCCCTTGGCCAGCACGGTGCGTGAGGACGGAATGCCCTTCGGATCCGCGGTGGCCAGGATCATCGCGTTCGGTTCGGGCAGGCCCGCGCCAATCGCGTCGTTGAGCCACAGCTGGAGCTGCTCGTGCCAGGTACCGGCGAGCGAGGTCTCGTCCAAGGCTCCTGCCTCATACGACACCCGCATTGCTGGGAGTGTGATGTTGGTGTCCGGCATAACGAACTCCTCCCCGACAGGGCACCCCGCGTAGCACCGTGACGACGGAAGGTACGGCGAATTTCAGATTTGCGAAACCGCCTGAGTGGTGACGGATGCCACCGCGCGGGGTGATTGCCGCCACCCGGGGATCACGGCAGGGTGGCGCCAACGCGCGGAGAGGGGCACATCGTGGTGCAGGACTCGACCTTCCGACCGGGCCTCGAAGGGGTCGTCGCCTTCCAGACCGAGATCGCCGAACCCGACCGGGACGGCGGCGCGTTGAGGTACCGGGGGGTCGACATCGAGGACCTCGCGGGCAAGGTGACCTTCGGCAACGTGTGGGCCCTGCTGGTCGACGGTCGCTTCGGCGCCGGGCTGCCGCCCGCCGAGCCCTTCCCCATCCCGGTGCACACCGGTGACGTGCGGGTGGACGTGCAGGCCGCCCTGGCCATGCTCGCCCCGATCTGGGGCTACCAGCCCCTCCTGGACATCAGCGACGACACCGCCCGCGAGCACGCCGCCCGCGCCTCGGTGATGGCACTGTCCTACGTGGCCCAGTCCGCGCGCGGCATCCACCAGCCCGCGGTGCCGCAGAAGCGCATCGACGAGTGCCACTCGATCACCGAGCGCTTCATGACCCGCTGGCGCGGCGAGCCCGACCCCAAGCACGTGCAGGCGGTCGACGCCTACTGGGTCAGCGCGGCCGAGCACGGCCTCAACGCCTCCACCTTCACCGCCCGCGTGATCGCCTCCACCGGGGCGGACGTCGCGGCGGCCATGTCCGGCGCGATCGGCGCGATGTCCGGCCCGCTGCACGGCGGTGCGCCGGCACGGGTGCTGCCCATGATCGAGGCGGTGGAGCGCTCCGGCGACGCCCGCGGCTACGTGAAGGGCCTGCTGGACCGCAAGGAGCGCCTGATGGGCTTCGGGCACCGCGTCTACCGCGCCGAGGACCCGCGCGCCCGCGTGCTGCGCCGCACCTGCCAGGAGCTGGGCGCGGAGCGCTACGAGGTGGCGGCGGCGCTGGAGCAGGCGGCGCTGGCCGAGCTGCGCGAGCGGCGCCCGGACCGGGCCATCGAGACCAATGTGGAGTTCTGGGCCGCGGTGATCCTGGACTTCGCGCAGGTCCCGCCGCACATGATGCCCGCGATGTTCACCTGCGCCCGGACCGCTGGCTGGGGCGCGCACATCCTGGAGCAGAAGCGCACCGGCCGCCTGGTCCGGCCGTCCGCGCAGTACCTCGGCCCCGGCCCGCGCAAGCCGGAGGAGGTCGAGGGCTGGTCCAGCCTCCAGCGGCAGTGACCTGGAGCACCCGGGCGTAACCGTGCCGCCACCTGGCTGCAACACTGTGGCCCTCCGGCAACGGCGCCGGCGCTGTTGACCACCGCGAACGTGAAAGGCGCCGTGATGACGCAGACGGCCGACCCGACGACCCTCAAGCTCCCGGAGGAGCTCCTGCCCAGCGACGGCCGCTTCGGCTGCGGCCCGTCCAAGGTGCGCCCGGAGCAGCTGGCCCGGCTCGCCGCCGAGGGTGGCGCGCTGCTGGGCACCTCGCACCGCCAGAAGCCGGTCAAGCAGCTGGTCGGACGCGTGCGGGCCGGTCTGTCCGAGCTGTTCTCGCTGCCCGAGGGCTACGAGGTCGTGCTCGGCAACGGCGGCAGCACCGCGTTCTGGGACGCGGCCACCTTCGGCCTGATCCGCGAGCGCTCGCTGCACCTGACCTACGGCGAGTTCTCCGCGAAGTTCGCCAAGGCAGCCAAGGCCGCGCCCTTCCTCGGCGACCCGATCGTCGTGAAGGCCGAGCCCGGCGACGCCCCGGCCCCGGTCGGCTCGCCCGAGGTGGACCTCATCGGCTGGGCCCACAACGAGACCTCGACCGGCGTGATGGTGCCGGTGGTGCGCCCCGCCGACGCCGGTGACGCCCTGGTGGCCATCGACGCGACCTCGGGTGCGGGCGGCCTGCCGGTGCGCGCCGAGGAGTTCGACGTCTACTACTTCGCGCCGCAGAAGAGCTTCGCCTCCGACGGCGGCCTGTGGCTGTCGCTGATGAGCCCGGCCGCGATCGCGCGGGTCGAGGAGATCGGCGCCAGCGGCCGCTGGGTGCCGGAGTTCCTGTCCCTGCCGACCGCGCTGGACAACTCGCGCAAGGACCAGACCTACAACACCCCGGCCGTGGCCACGCTGTTCCTGCTGGCCGACCAGATCGACTGGATGCTGGCCAACGGCGGTCTGGACTGGGTCACCGCGCGCACCGCGGACTCCTCCTCGCGCCTGTACGGCTGGGCCGAGAAGAGCGAGTTCGCGACCCCGTTCGTGACCGACCCGGCCAAGCGCTCGCACGTCGTCGGCACGATCGACTTCACCGACTCCGTGGACGCCTCGGTGGTGGCCAAGGTGCTCCGCGCGAACGGGATCGTGGACGTGGAGCCGTACCGGAAGCTCGGCCGCAATCAACTCCGCGTAGCCATGTTCCCGGCCGTTGACCCGGACGATGTGACCAAGCTCACAGAGTCGGTGGACTGGGTGGTCGGGCAGCTCGGCTGACCGAATCATCCCCTCGCGAGTGACCGCACTGTGATTTCGGAGTGCGAGTGTGTGCCCCGATCAGGCAAGATCGGGCGCAGATAGTCGTGGTGTCGGCGCGCCTGCCCCGTCAAGCAGGCTCGCCGACATACCGTGTCCGCTAGCGAGGTGAAGGTTTCCGGGAGGCCGCGATGCGAGCGCTGCGAGTAGTCGGGCTCGACGAGGACGCGCAGGTGCTCGTCCTCGAAGACGAGCGCGGCGAACGCTTCTCGCTCCCGGCCGACGAGCGCCTCAAGGCGGCCGCACGCGGTGACATCACCCGCCTCGGCCAGGCCCAGATCGAGCTCGAGAGCCAGATGCGGCCCCGCGAGATCCAGGCCCGCATCCGCGGTGGCGAGTCGGTGGAGCAGGTGGCCGCGGCCTCCGGGCTGCCCACCCAGCGCGTCGAGCGCTACGCCTACCCCGTGCTGCTGGAGCGCTCTCGCACCGCTGAGCTGGCCCAGCGCGCCCACCCGGTGCGCGAGGACGGCCCGGACGTGCAGACCCTCGGCGAGGTCGTGGCGCACGGCTTCGGCCTGCGCGGCCAGGACTACGCGGTGGCGCACTGGGACTCCTGGCGCGGCGAGGACGGCAAGTGGGTCATCCAGCTGCGCTGGCGGGCCGGCCGTTCGGACAACCGCGCGCACTGGATCTTCCACCCGGGCGCGCACGGCGGCACCATCACGCCGCTGGACGAGCACGCCGCCGACCTGATCGACCCGACACCCGGCCGTCCGCTCCGCACCGTGCGCGCGATCACCCCGCTCGCGCAGCAGGCACTGGAGCTCGACGGCGACACCAAGATCCTGCCCGCCATCGAGGACGAACCGCTGGTCGCACCCCCGGTGCCCCAGCAGGCGGTGGCCGGACAGCGTTACCAGCCCGAGCCGCTCCCGGAGGAGCTGGCCCAGACGGTGGACGCGCCCCCCGTCGAACCGACCGAGCCGGTGCAGGCGGAGTCGGTCGAGGAGACGGCGAGCGCGGAACCCGACCTGGGCACGCACGCCCCGGCGCGGCGCACTGAGCCCGCGGGCGGCAAGCGCGGTCGGAAGAACCACCCGATCGTGCCGTCCTGGGAAGACGTCTTACTCGGCGTGCGTTCCCAGCGGGGTTAGAGGAGCGCACGTGGCGTGACAAGGGAAGGGCGACGACCGAGGATCTCCTGCAGGGGTCCACTCCCCCGGTGACAGCGTGGGGTGAGGTGCGCTCTTCCCTTTGGCCGGTCTGGGCCAGATTGCTTGGGCGCTCCTACGGTCCGAGCAGGCTGAGCAGCAGCACCAGCCACGCCGCGGCGATCCCGCCGACCACCCCGTAGGACACCCACCGCCACACCGGGGTGCGCCGGGACAGCCACACCGAGGGCGCCAGGCCACCCGCGATCACCACGTTCGCGCCCAGGGCCAGGAACGGGCTCGCCTGGCTCAGGCCCTGGGACAGCGCGACCATCGCCACCGCCACGATGGCGCCCACGAAGAAGCTCACCGCCAGCCCGGTGCCCCACGGCGTGGGCTCGGCCGGGGGCGGGGCGGGCGCGGCGCGCACCACCGGCGGCAGCACGTCCTCGGTCTGCCCGGTCACCGGGTCCACGTACCGCACCGGCACCGCGAGCACACCCGCCAGCCGTCCGGCGAGGTGGCGGCCGCGCTGGTAGACGGCCTCCCCCGCACCCTCGGACAGCTCGACGGCCTCAGCCACCTCGGCCCACTCGTGCAGCGCGTCGGCCAAGCCCTCGGGCAGGCCGAGCTCGCCGGGGTCGACGTCCTCGGGCCGGCCGGGACGGCGGAGAACGGCGCGGGCGTCCTGGGCGTGCAGTTCCACGAGCCAGACCCTAGTGGCCTTGTGCGACCTCGTAGAAGGCCACCGCGGCCGCGGTTGCCACGTTGAGCGAGTCCACCCCCGGCGCCATGGGGATCCGCACCGGCAGGTCGGCCGCCTCGATGGCCTCCTCGGTCAGGCCCGGCCCCTCCGAGCCCAGCAGCAGGGCCACCCGGTCGACCCCGGCCACTGCCTCGCGCAGGGGCCGCGAACC
Proteins encoded in this region:
- a CDS encoding MFS transporter, whose protein sequence is MIDTRPLRYMSYRRLWMSSTITVIGAQLTTVAVPKQLFDLTGSSAYVGLAGLFGIVPLVIFGIWGGAVADTVDRRKLLLVTNTGVAVTSVLLWLQSLSGYGSVWTVLTVFAVQQAFFAMNMPARSAAIARLVPGELLPAAQALGSTVFMFAAVFGPLAAGSLIAVLGLSTLYLIDAVFLCATLWAVWKLPPLPPLDGPARRAGLRDIVEGFKNLFGHKVLLASFLLDIIAMVAGMPRALYPEMAVRTFGDPEGGGFALGWLYAAMPLGALLFGLFSGWSSRISRHGVALTFAILGWGLAIVGLGLSTSLWMAVVFLALGGMADMVSMIFRGAMLQQAVTDDMRGRTQGVFTVVVAGGPRLADLAHGTAGAAFGTMVAVSGGGVLVIVLTVLAVLALPVLWHYRAPKPESEDDDQPSVDNVVVKQKPNSKGQ
- the pdxH gene encoding pyridoxamine 5'-phosphate oxidase, with the protein product MPDTNITLPAMRVSYEAGALDETSLAGTWHEQLQLWLNDAIGAGLPEPNAMILATADPKGIPSSRTVLAKGLDARGLVFFTNYTSTKSHDLLATRFASATFPWFAMQRQATVRGAVEKVNAAETAEYWNSRPRGSQIGAWASPQSRVVTDRHVLENALNAAKRRFADSERIPVPPHWGGWRIRPEMVEFWQGRPDRMHDRLRFRASRDGWQVERLAP
- a CDS encoding citrate synthase 2; the protein is MVQDSTFRPGLEGVVAFQTEIAEPDRDGGALRYRGVDIEDLAGKVTFGNVWALLVDGRFGAGLPPAEPFPIPVHTGDVRVDVQAALAMLAPIWGYQPLLDISDDTAREHAARASVMALSYVAQSARGIHQPAVPQKRIDECHSITERFMTRWRGEPDPKHVQAVDAYWVSAAEHGLNASTFTARVIASTGADVAAAMSGAIGAMSGPLHGGAPARVLPMIEAVERSGDARGYVKGLLDRKERLMGFGHRVYRAEDPRARVLRRTCQELGAERYEVAAALEQAALAELRERRPDRAIETNVEFWAAVILDFAQVPPHMMPAMFTCARTAGWGAHILEQKRTGRLVRPSAQYLGPGPRKPEEVEGWSSLQRQ
- the serC gene encoding phosphoserine transaminase codes for the protein MTQTADPTTLKLPEELLPSDGRFGCGPSKVRPEQLARLAAEGGALLGTSHRQKPVKQLVGRVRAGLSELFSLPEGYEVVLGNGGSTAFWDAATFGLIRERSLHLTYGEFSAKFAKAAKAAPFLGDPIVVKAEPGDAPAPVGSPEVDLIGWAHNETSTGVMVPVVRPADAGDALVAIDATSGAGGLPVRAEEFDVYYFAPQKSFASDGGLWLSLMSPAAIARVEEIGASGRWVPEFLSLPTALDNSRKDQTYNTPAVATLFLLADQIDWMLANGGLDWVTARTADSSSRLYGWAEKSEFATPFVTDPAKRSHVVGTIDFTDSVDASVVAKVLRANGIVDVEPYRKLGRNQLRVAMFPAVDPDDVTKLTESVDWVVGQLG
- the sepH gene encoding septation protein SepH; translated protein: MRALRVVGLDEDAQVLVLEDERGERFSLPADERLKAAARGDITRLGQAQIELESQMRPREIQARIRGGESVEQVAAASGLPTQRVERYAYPVLLERSRTAELAQRAHPVREDGPDVQTLGEVVAHGFGLRGQDYAVAHWDSWRGEDGKWVIQLRWRAGRSDNRAHWIFHPGAHGGTITPLDEHAADLIDPTPGRPLRTVRAITPLAQQALELDGDTKILPAIEDEPLVAPPVPQQAVAGQRYQPEPLPEELAQTVDAPPVEPTEPVQAESVEETASAEPDLGTHAPARRTEPAGGKRGRKNHPIVPSWEDVLLGVRSQRG
- a CDS encoding DUF2537 domain-containing protein, translated to MELHAQDARAVLRRPGRPEDVDPGELGLPEGLADALHEWAEVAEAVELSEGAGEAVYQRGRHLAGRLAGVLAVPVRYVDPVTGQTEDVLPPVVRAAPAPPPAEPTPWGTGLAVSFFVGAIVAVAMVALSQGLSQASPFLALGANVVIAGGLAPSVWLSRRTPVWRWVSYGVVGGIAAAWLVLLLSLLGP